CCCAGCTCGATCATGCAGCGCCCCGCCATGACATCGATTTCGGCTCTGTTGAGCCAGTAAACCCACTCCGGCCATCCGGTCCTCGGCGCTCGTACGAATCGTCGCCCCGGTCCAGTGCTCTCCAGGTGGCCTCGGCATCTCCCGCTTTCGCCGAGGCCCAGGCAACCCGTTCCGGAAACAGAGCACGAACCACCGGAGTGGTCTCCGACGCTCCTTGGACAGCCGTACGCGCCAACAGCGCAGCATCGGCAGGAGTGCCGATATTGGCCATCTGATAGCTCAGGCTCGACAGGAGCTGCGCGCCGAGCGTGCCTGCACCTGCCGCCCTCCCTGCCTCACTTGCGAATCACTATCGAAGATTCCCACTGATCACAGGTTCAGATCCAGTGATTCTCGGGGGCCATTGCCCGGCGGTGGCGGCAGCGGCCGGTCGGGGTCGATCTTCGTGGCAGGTGCAGCGGGCTGCTTCTCGGCAGGTTCCGGTTCCGCGTCGGCTTCGGCGGGTTGAGTTTTCGCGAATTGAGCCTTGGCCGTGCGGGGCTTACGAGTGCGTCCGGCCTTCGACGCACTCGCCCGCTCGACGCGGATACGTTCCAGCAGCACCGAGGCCGGTTCGTCATCCGGGTCCTGCTCCACCAACCGCCCCGCGAACGCCTCCCGCGGGAGGGAGCGGCGCCGGTGTTCTGCGGGTCCGGGCCTCTGTCACAGCTTCACCCAGTTGTTCTTCAGCGGTACGCAACTCCCTGTTGCGCTGCGCAATGGCTTCCTGCTCTCGATATGGCGGGATAGGTACACGGATAGCACGGAGAGACTTCTGCGATATGCTTCTCATCGAGTCCTTGGTTCCCGTCGCAGCATTCGATATCTGCTTACGCGCGTAAGGCGACGAAAGAACAGGGATCAAACGTTCCTTTGGGGGGCAGCTTCATCTTCACTTTCCTGAAATTCGCCCCAAGTCATTGCGCTGACCTTGATGACGCCCCACTCATCATCGCGGGCAGGTCTCGCTTCGCAAGCAAAAGATTTACCTGCTTCGATACGATCAAGCACCTCGTCGAGGATTCCTAGACACCAACTCTCCGGCATCTCCGAGGGGGCCAGCCCGCCTCCAAGCACGTTGGTCTGCAACGCCGACCTCTCCCACAGCCCCAAGGAACGCTGAGCACGAGTTACTTCTCCAGCAGCAACCTCCGACCGCGATAGGTAGTCCTCGAGAACGGCGACGATGCGGTGCTGCTCGGCGATCTCGCGCCAGCGGTTGCTGCTCCGCGCTCGCCTGCGCGAGCTGTTGCTCGACCTCCTGGCGGCCACGTTGCTCGCGTTCCAGCGAGTCGTGCGCATCGGCGAGTTCCGTGCGGGTCTCGATCAGTTTGGCGCGGTGCGCATCCAGGTCCGTGTGGAGCCGGTCGAACTCGTGGCGCTCGGCCGCCGAGGACGGATCGGTGAACACATAGGACTCGGCACCCGCCCCCAGCGAGGCCAGCAGCAGGTCGTGCTCGACGAGCAGGCCGAAGTTCGGTGAGTTGCGGGCGAGTGCGGCCACGCGCGGATCGACCGGTGCCGACGTGCCGGGCGTCCCCGTTGCCTCCGTCATCGAATCCTTGCCCACTCGTGACCGGCGCAGCGTCGGAACGTATCGCTCCTGTGACATACCAGGTGGACACTGTTCCGGTGATGTCGTCAGCAGCAGCTTTCGAGCCGTCCCGGTGGCACCCACCGCAGCGGCGAATCCGGTGCGTCGAGGTGAGCCCGTTGTAGCGCTCGCGCTTACGGGAATCAACCCCACGTTACCGGCGGCAGTATGCCTGCTCAGCCCCCTCGCTCGGCTCGGCGATCCGGAGCAGTCGACGCGGGGAGATCACGAACCCCCGGCCCAAGCACAACAGGCCCCCAGCATTACCGGACATAGAGCCGTCCCCGCACGACACAGGAGCACGTCCTGCCACGCCACGAAAAACAGCGAAGTCCGTGGCGCTACGAACGCATCTCCACGATGAAGGACATTCGATGAGCATCCCCCCACCCCCTCCGCCCGGACAAGCCGTTCAGCCGCGCAACGGGCTCGGCACCGCCGGTTTCGTCCTCGGGCTCCTTGCCGCCCTCTTTTCGCTGATGCCCATCATCGGGATGATCGCCTGGCCACTGTCGATCCTCGGGCTCATCTTCGGCATCCTCGGCATTCTGCGTGCCCGGAAGGGAGCGGCCACCAACAAGGGACTGTCGATCGCAGGCACCGTACTGGCCGCGATCGGGCTGGTGACCTGCATTCTCTGGACCGCTCTCACCGGTGCCGCCATCAACAGCGCCGCCAACGAAGCCGAGAGTGAACTGAACCGCATCGAGCAGGAAATAAATCAGTCGATTCCGCCCACCCAGGTCGACAAGCAGGCCACGAACGCGCCGACGAAGCTCGCTTTCGGCGAGAAGCACGAATGGCCCGGTGGTGAGGCGGTCGTGATCTCCGCACCCACCAAGTACACGGAAACCAATCCGCTCATCCTCGGCGAGAACGAACGTGGCGCCGCCGTGGACATCACGATCACCAACAACACCGGCGATGAGATCAACCCGATAAGCTGGGACATCACCGCCACACACGGTGGTAGACCCGCCGAGACGATTCTGGGTGACGATACCTTCGCCGATGCGGCGATTCCGGCGGGCGGCGAACTGACCATCACCCGGGCGTTCAAGGTCGGTACCGAATCCGCCGAGCTGCAGGTCTCGGTGGCCCCTAACGTCTTCGCCGAGAACACCGTCTACTACCACGGCACGTTCTGACCCACGCCCGGTTTCGACCGGCTGGGAGCTTCCGGTCAGCCAACACAGGTGTGCCGGTCTCCCCGGAGGAGACCGGCACACTGCTGTGCGAAACGAGCGGAAGAATCTCAGTCGGCGTCGACGACGGGAGCGTTGACGCACTGGGTGTACTGCGGTGAGGCGATGGGCGCCGCGATGCCGAGTACGGCCACGTTGTTCCCACAGGCCTGGATCGGCGCCACGCTGACGTTGTTGTCGTTGAGGATGTTGATGCCGTCGTTGCCGTCGTCGTAGTAACCGCCATTGTGGCCGTAGTCGCCATGGCCGGAGGCGAAG
This Haloactinomyces albus DNA region includes the following protein-coding sequences:
- a CDS encoding DUF4190 domain-containing protein — its product is MSIPPPPPPGQAVQPRNGLGTAGFVLGLLAALFSLMPIIGMIAWPLSILGLIFGILGILRARKGAATNKGLSIAGTVLAAIGLVTCILWTALTGAAINSAANEAESELNRIEQEINQSIPPTQVDKQATNAPTKLAFGEKHEWPGGEAVVISAPTKYTETNPLILGENERGAAVDITITNNTGDEINPISWDITATHGGRPAETILGDDTFADAAIPAGGELTITRAFKVGTESAELQVSVAPNVFAENTVYYHGTF